AGTAAAGTGATCGTCCCTGCTTGTGGTTTCACGTAGTGGATATGGGGTTCGTTTTGTACCCATGTGTCTAAAATCTGCAAATTTTTACGTACTAAAGTTAAGTTACGGGCCATAATTTCTGTTTGATGGGTGAGTGCAATGGCTGCCAGTTCTTCATCTAGCAGGCCACAACTAATCGTATTATGATCGCGATGTATTAAACAGGTATCCATAGCAGCAGAATCTCTGGTTGCAATCCAACCCAGTCGCAAGCCGGCCAATGACCAAACTTTTGACATACTACTTGTGCTAATTCCTTTTTCGTATAAATCAACAATAGAAGGACTAACTTCATCAGTTTGTGTCAAGCCGCGGTATGTCTCATCACACAAAATGTAGGCGTCAACTTCTTTGGCAAGAGCAACGATGCCATTTAAAATATCTGCTGACATTAAAGCACCTGAAGGATTGTTGGGATTGTTAATGACGATAACTTTAGTTTTATCCGAAACTAATTTTTTCACTTCCGCTAAGTCCGGTAAAAAGTTATTTTCTTTTTTTAGTGCATACATTTTAACCGTGGCACCAAATGATTCCGGTATTGAGTATAATTGCTGATAGGTAGGGAGGATAGCCACAACTTCATCTTGGGGATTTACTAAAGAATATAAGACAAGATGATTTGCACCGATTGCACCATGGGTAGTAACAACTTGATTTGGCGTAATATTTTGATAGAGCTTCGTGATTCTCTGTTTAAAAGTTGGATTGCCAAAAATATGGCCATAGGTGAGACGTTTTTTTAAAAGATCATTTAAAGTTTTTTCTTTATCCAGTCCAGCTAATTCGAATAAATCATTGATACTAATTGAGTCGACACAGGTTTCACCAGTGTTGTAAATAGCTTTGTCTTCGTGTTCGTTCATCCACATTTCTACTTTAAAGGGTTTGATATTCATTTTTTTCCTCCTTAATTTAGGGCAGTTCCCGCGTGTTTGTAAAAAAACTATAAAAAGACAGTTTGGCCAATATTTTCTTTAGTAGCTATTTTTAGTGCTAAATTTGAAACAGCTAGATCTTGGAGTGCAATTCCTGTCGAATCAAAAATCGTAATGGCATCATCTGCAGTACGACCTGCAACTTTTCCTGTAATAAGGGCGCCAATTTCACCGCTAATGTCAGCTTTTTTTATAACTCCTTCTTTGATCGGACGTTCAGTTTCACCAACAGTTATTGCTTGTTGTAAATCATCAACGATGATGATAGCATCTTTAAAAATCTGCGGATCAATTTCTTCTTTACCGCTGATGTCAGCGCCAATACAACTAAAGTGTGTTCCTTTTTTTACCCATTTTGCCTTTATAATTGGCGTAGTGGCAGGGGTTACCGTTGCCACTAAATCTGATTTTTCTAATGTTTGCGCAAGATCTGTCACAGCGCTAACATTCGTATTTTTTAACGAAACTTTTTTGGTTGGATTTTTGGCTAACAAACTTTCTAAAGGTGTCGCCAAATTTGTTACAAACGCATTTGCTTTGTTTGCATCTAAGGGATCAAAAATAGAAATATCCGATATACTGTCAAAAACTGTCAAATATGCAGCAATCTGAAAAAAGGCTTGTTGGCCCGAACCAATAATTAGCAATGTTTTGGCCATTTTTTTAGCTAAATATTTTGCACCAATGGCTCCTGCGGCACCGGTGCGCATGCCCGTGATATATTCAGCATCCAACAAGCTGCAAGGTGCTCCTGTTTTACTATCAAATAAGAGGGTAGTACCAAATAAAGCCGGTAAGTTTTTGGCGGGATTATCTTTAAACCAAGAGACGACTTTTAAACCATAACGCTCAAGTTCGGGCATAACACCAGCTTTGATATCCATATCCGCAACACCAGCTTCAAATTCATGGAATATCATCGGAAGAACGAAGGCTTTGTTTAACTCTTTTTGTTTATAAGCCTCTTCAACTGCGGCGATAGTTTCTTCCATTGTTAAAATTTTTCGTAAATCATTTTCATTTAAAACTGTAACTTTATTCATGGAAACAACTCCTTTACTTCTTTCATTGTAAGCGATAAATGTAAGAGGTTTTTTTGTAATATTTCCAAAATTAAGATATATTTTTTGTAGAGCTAATAAAAATGCTTGCGTGTTTTTCATTTATGATGGAGGTGTAAAGATGGGTTTGACTGTCACGGGTCTATTGGACACTATTGATCCAAAGGGATTTGTTTTGTGTGCTGGTTTTAATGGGCTGAAGAATCCGATAATGGATGTGGGGATTTTAGATCACGAATTTGATTTAATGAAAAATAAGGAACAGCCGTATTTTGAACCTTGTTCCATTGTTGTATCCAGCCTATTGTTCATGAAAGACAATACAGAGCAACTGTTACCAACCATTCAACAATTATTACAAGATAAAGTGAGTTCTTTAGCCATTCAAAATGTTTACTTTAAGGATATTCCCCTAGCGGTCCTTAATTATTGCAACGAAAAAAATTTCCCCTTGTTTTTATTGACGGAAGAAGCGGATTACTTAGAAAATTTGATTTTTAAAATTAAAAACAGTATTCATCAAGCGGATTATTTAAATTATTTAGAACATAGTTTTCAACAGTTATTAAATGGTGATGAACACAATTTTGCGTCTTTATATCAACAGCTATCCCTTGTTTTAAAGCCTCAGAGTCGAGCATATTTGGTTGAAAAACAAGATCAAGCCGTCTTTTCTTTACGGGAGTATGACCAATTTAAACGTGATATTCCCCAAGCTGCATTTTTAACGCGGTGGAAAAATAAACTTTTTGTTCTAACAACCTTGGAGCTAACTTTTCCGCCTGGTTTTAAGTCCAATCTTATCGGCGGCTGTAGCAGCAACCAAGAACAAAACAAAGATTTAGCACAATTATTTGAAGAATCCTTGTTGGCTTTAGAAGCTAATAATCAATTTGGCAAAATTTTTCACTACGATGATTTAGGTATTTTAGCTTTGATTGGCAAAATGAAACTAAATACTGGGATTACAAAGCTTGTTGACAAATTAATGGCTGAACTACAAGCAGATTTTGGGATAGAGGTATTTCAAACTGTACTCATTTTTTTTGCCGCAAATGGTGATATTCAAAAAACAGCCGACACGCTATTTATTCATCCCAATACAGTCCGTTATCGCATCAAAACTGTCTGCAACAAGCTTGGATTTCAATCAGAGTTTGAATTGATTGCAAACTACGGTCTACTGTTTAAAATAAGAAAATAATTACTACGAGATAAAATGGGCGAGGAGGGATTAGTTTGACCAATAGAATGCAAATCAATCAAAAATATCAGCAACAAAATAGTTTGCTAATGGAAATTGCTGTTTTGGCAAAAGATACGCCAGATTTAATTGATCTTTCGATTGGTGATTTAGATGTAACCACGAATGAGTCAATCATCGCGGCAGCTTTTGCTGCTGCCAAAAATGGTGAAACAAAATATACAGCGCCAGATGGGACGAAGACATTTCTCGGTGCTGTTTGTCGCTATTACAAAAAACGTTATCACATGACAATTAGTGAAAATGAAGTACGGGCAACAGTGGGTGCGATGCATGGTATGTATTTAGCCTTAATGGCCTTAGTTGATAAAGGTGATGAGGTGATTATTCATGAACCTTACTTTACCCCTTATAAAGAGCAAGTCCTTGCTTGTCAAGGTATACCGGTATTTGTAGCAACCAATCCAGCAGAAAACTATCAATTAGATGTTGAAAAATTAGCAGAAAAGATCACCGATAAAACGAAAATTATTATTATTAACTCCCCTAATAATCCAACGGGAGCAGTTTTTACAAAAGAAACAATGCAAAAAATTGCTGATCTAGCAATTGCAAATAACTTGTATATTTTTTCAGATGAGGTTTATGAAGCTTATTGTTTTAATGAAAATTTCACCCCAATGATGAGTTACGCACCGCAAAATACTATAACCTTTAACAGTTTTTCTAAAACTTTTGCAATGACGGGGTGGCGAATTGGTTTTATGATTGCCCCAGAGCAGATTATTGATGCCTGCCGAAATGTCAGTGAATTCG
The DNA window shown above is from Enterococcus montenegrensis and carries:
- a CDS encoding aminotransferase class I/II-fold pyridoxal phosphate-dependent enzyme codes for the protein MQINQKYQQQNSLLMEIAVLAKDTPDLIDLSIGDLDVTTNESIIAAAFAAAKNGETKYTAPDGTKTFLGAVCRYYKKRYHMTISENEVRATVGAMHGMYLALMALVDKGDEVIIHEPYFTPYKEQVLACQGIPVFVATNPAENYQLDVEKLAEKITDKTKIIIINSPNNPTGAVFTKETMQKIADLAIANNLYIFSDEVYEAYCFNENFTPMMSYAPQNTITFNSFSKTFAMTGWRIGFMIAPEQIIDACRNVSEFVTFTAPSISQAAGVFALDNWEELFSEVASLVYDRLRYIEKRVAKINFLSMGEVAGSLYAYLDISKTNLDSLTFVKKVLAECHVLLVPGVAFGETSGKDQVRIAANQPVSILKSAFDRMEKLTFS
- a CDS encoding aminotransferase; translated protein: MNIKPFKVEMWMNEHEDKAIYNTGETCVDSISINDLFELAGLDKEKTLNDLLKKRLTYGHIFGNPTFKQRITKLYQNITPNQVVTTHGAIGANHLVLYSLVNPQDEVVAILPTYQQLYSIPESFGATVKMYALKKENNFLPDLAEVKKLVSDKTKVIVINNPNNPSGALMSADILNGIVALAKEVDAYILCDETYRGLTQTDEVSPSIVDLYEKGISTSSMSKVWSLAGLRLGWIATRDSAAMDTCLIHRDHNTISCGLLDEELAAIALTHQTEIMARNLTLVRKNLQILDTWVQNEPHIHYVKPQAGTITLLYYDFDMTSYDLCLDLIDNHGILFTPGECFEFEKCVRIGYACKTDDLKTGLAKFSEYLRQFD
- a CDS encoding helix-turn-helix domain-containing protein; translation: MGLTVTGLLDTIDPKGFVLCAGFNGLKNPIMDVGILDHEFDLMKNKEQPYFEPCSIVVSSLLFMKDNTEQLLPTIQQLLQDKVSSLAIQNVYFKDIPLAVLNYCNEKNFPLFLLTEEADYLENLIFKIKNSIHQADYLNYLEHSFQQLLNGDEHNFASLYQQLSLVLKPQSRAYLVEKQDQAVFSLREYDQFKRDIPQAAFLTRWKNKLFVLTTLELTFPPGFKSNLIGGCSSNQEQNKDLAQLFEESLLALEANNQFGKIFHYDDLGILALIGKMKLNTGITKLVDKLMAELQADFGIEVFQTVLIFFAANGDIQKTADTLFIHPNTVRYRIKTVCNKLGFQSEFELIANYGLLFKIRK
- a CDS encoding ornithine cyclodeaminase family protein, with protein sequence MNKVTVLNENDLRKILTMEETIAAVEEAYKQKELNKAFVLPMIFHEFEAGVADMDIKAGVMPELERYGLKVVSWFKDNPAKNLPALFGTTLLFDSKTGAPCSLLDAEYITGMRTGAAGAIGAKYLAKKMAKTLLIIGSGQQAFFQIAAYLTVFDSISDISIFDPLDANKANAFVTNLATPLESLLAKNPTKKVSLKNTNVSAVTDLAQTLEKSDLVATVTPATTPIIKAKWVKKGTHFSCIGADISGKEEIDPQIFKDAIIIVDDLQQAITVGETERPIKEGVIKKADISGEIGALITGKVAGRTADDAITIFDSTGIALQDLAVSNLALKIATKENIGQTVFL